A region from the Achromobacter seleniivolatilans genome encodes:
- a CDS encoding enoyl-CoA hydratase yields MAVEPASAPSADTSLLLRNAENGVVTLRMNRPSQFNALSEGLLAALQHEIDALASDPDVRCVVLESAGRAFCAGHDLREMRSQPSLDYYRELFRKCGSVMQGLQALPVPVIAKVQGIATAAGCQLVASCDLAVAADTARFAVSGINVGLFCSTPAVALSRNVSAKRAFEMLVTAKFIDAAQAVDWGLINHAVPESDLDARVRALAGDILSKSPSAIRYGKRMFYKQRQMDLADAYDYAGDVMARNMMEADASEGIDAFLQKRAPRWQS; encoded by the coding sequence ATGGCTGTGGAACCTGCATCTGCTCCGTCGGCGGATACGTCTTTGCTGTTGCGCAACGCCGAAAACGGCGTTGTCACGCTGCGCATGAATCGTCCGTCCCAATTCAATGCCTTATCCGAAGGTTTGTTGGCCGCGCTGCAACACGAGATTGACGCCTTGGCAAGCGACCCCGACGTGCGTTGCGTGGTGCTGGAATCAGCAGGCCGCGCCTTTTGTGCCGGCCACGATCTGCGCGAAATGCGCAGCCAGCCATCGCTGGATTATTACCGCGAGTTGTTCCGCAAGTGCGGCAGCGTCATGCAGGGTCTACAGGCGCTGCCCGTGCCCGTTATCGCCAAAGTCCAGGGCATCGCCACAGCGGCGGGATGCCAGCTGGTCGCCAGCTGCGACCTGGCTGTTGCGGCGGACACCGCCAGGTTCGCCGTGTCCGGCATCAATGTTGGGCTCTTTTGCTCGACGCCCGCCGTTGCCTTGAGCCGCAATGTGTCGGCCAAGCGCGCGTTTGAAATGCTGGTGACCGCCAAGTTCATTGATGCGGCCCAAGCCGTGGATTGGGGCCTGATCAACCACGCGGTGCCGGAATCCGATCTGGATGCGCGGGTGCGCGCCTTGGCGGGCGACATTCTGTCGAAAAGCCCGTCGGCCATCCGGTATGGCAAGCGCATGTTCTATAAGCAAAGGCAGATGGACCTGGCCGATGCCTATGACTACGCGGGTGACGTCATGGCACGCAACATGATGGAAGCCGACGCCAGCGAAGGCATCGACGCATTCCTGCAAAAACGCGCGCCCCGCTGGCAGTCCTAG
- a CDS encoding LysR family transcriptional regulator, producing the protein MQQTNNLRAVDLNLLVVLDALLHERHLTRAAGRLHLSQPAVSHALGRLRALLADPLFERTRGGLRPTPYALALESPLQDVLAQVRRLLSGAVFDPATSRRVFRLAMSDYGASVVLPELMRGLRRDAPGTDVEVTSGSRSAMIAGVADGQLDLAFAVFGETPAVIRRQILFEETFVCVVDAAENGAEPLTFEQYLERPHVLVAAGADQRAGEVDAALAKTGRSRRVALRLPHWAAAATVLRGTDLVLTVAKRAVSDTAAQGLAITQAPFPIAPLNFEMLWHEREDADAGLCWLRTLMTDALAPMPPTAKTD; encoded by the coding sequence ATGCAGCAAACGAATAATCTAAGAGCCGTGGACCTGAATCTGCTGGTGGTCCTGGATGCGCTGCTACATGAACGTCATCTAACGCGCGCCGCCGGACGGCTGCACCTGAGCCAGCCGGCGGTCAGCCATGCTCTGGGCAGACTGCGTGCGTTGTTGGCCGATCCGCTGTTTGAGCGAACCCGGGGCGGGCTGCGCCCCACCCCCTATGCCTTGGCGCTGGAATCCCCGCTGCAAGACGTATTGGCCCAGGTGCGCCGCCTGCTGTCTGGCGCTGTGTTCGATCCCGCGACCAGCCGACGCGTCTTCCGGCTGGCCATGTCCGACTATGGCGCGTCGGTGGTGTTGCCTGAGCTTATGCGAGGCTTGCGTCGCGACGCCCCGGGCACTGACGTAGAGGTCACGTCCGGCAGCCGCAGCGCAATGATTGCCGGAGTCGCGGACGGGCAACTGGACCTGGCGTTCGCGGTCTTTGGGGAAACGCCCGCCGTCATCCGGCGGCAAATCCTATTTGAAGAGACCTTTGTTTGCGTCGTGGATGCGGCCGAAAATGGCGCAGAGCCGCTGACGTTCGAGCAATATCTGGAGCGTCCGCACGTGCTGGTCGCAGCAGGGGCGGATCAGCGCGCAGGCGAAGTGGATGCTGCCTTGGCCAAGACGGGGCGGTCCCGCCGCGTCGCACTGCGGCTGCCGCATTGGGCAGCCGCTGCTACCGTGCTGCGGGGCACCGATTTGGTGTTGACGGTGGCAAAGCGCGCAGTCAGCGACACCGCCGCGCAGGGGCTTGCAATCACGCAGGCGCCCTTTCCCATCGCTCCCCTGAACTTTGAAATGCTGTGGCACGAGCGCGAGGACGCAGATGCCGGATTGTGCTGGCTGCGAACCTTGATGACTGACGCGCTGGCACCCATGCCGCCAACCGCAAAAACGGATTGA
- a CDS encoding DMT family transporter, with protein sequence MNSATLFAIPAAIIAGALVPIQAGANAALGRNLGHPLWATMASLAISAVAAMIVMALLRVPAPSFAELGKLPWWGWTGGVAGVFYITAGLILAPRLGAGAFLAAVIAGQMLAALVLDRYALVGFLGSAMNPGRLAGAALIMGGALLMHLSTAPRAPA encoded by the coding sequence ATGAACTCAGCAACACTCTTCGCCATTCCCGCCGCCATCATTGCTGGCGCGCTGGTACCGATACAGGCAGGCGCCAATGCGGCTTTGGGGCGCAATCTGGGCCACCCTTTGTGGGCCACGATGGCGTCGCTTGCGATCAGCGCGGTTGCGGCCATGATCGTGATGGCGCTGTTGCGCGTGCCCGCTCCCTCTTTTGCCGAGCTCGGCAAGTTGCCGTGGTGGGGCTGGACGGGCGGCGTGGCGGGCGTGTTCTACATCACCGCCGGGCTGATCCTGGCGCCGCGTCTGGGCGCAGGCGCTTTCCTGGCGGCCGTGATCGCTGGGCAGATGCTTGCCGCGCTGGTGCTGGACCGCTACGCGCTGGTGGGATTCCTGGGCAGCGCCATGAACCCCGGACGCCTGGCTGGCGCAGCGTTGATCATGGGCGGCGCATTGTTAATGCATCTGTCCACGGCGCCCCGCGCACCGGCCTGA
- a CDS encoding multidrug effflux MFS transporter: MKSALSSRGQRWLIGLLMGLVTLTPMAIDIYLPSLPVMARDFGQPISALQASITLFIFSVGLGQMLIGPLADRYGRRPVALGGALAYLAGSALGAAASSLDVFYAARILQGLGACSASLVAFAAVRDCFSPAAGARVYSYLNGALCSVPALAPMLGGVLAVHAGWRSTFIFMVLFALALAGLLARRFEETRAAPTKPRGALYSLRRYQPIVASGRFLYFAMFGMAGMAMILVFVSAAPVVLVQQLGYSELGFSAWFGGNAAINIAAFFLAPAFISRFGRHTMVRVGMAALLLASAMHAAAWLWAPLSAWIFMLPVAVLTVGFSLALGSGLSLALEPFAERAGTAAAVYGLFQMSGSAIIATLLLDSGMSPQAAMALVGAVIVAPLLCLSAGMARRLAG, encoded by the coding sequence ATGAAGTCTGCTTTATCTTCCCGAGGCCAACGCTGGCTGATCGGTCTCTTGATGGGATTGGTCACGCTGACGCCGATGGCCATCGACATCTATCTGCCCTCTCTGCCCGTCATGGCCCGCGACTTCGGGCAGCCCATCAGCGCATTGCAAGCCAGCATTACGCTGTTCATTTTTTCTGTCGGTTTGGGGCAGATGCTGATCGGCCCGCTGGCTGACCGCTACGGTCGACGTCCGGTCGCGCTAGGCGGCGCACTGGCCTATCTGGCCGGATCGGCGCTGGGCGCGGCGGCATCCTCATTGGACGTGTTTTATGCCGCCCGCATTCTGCAAGGCCTGGGCGCATGCTCGGCCTCTTTGGTGGCATTCGCAGCCGTACGAGATTGCTTCAGCCCAGCCGCAGGCGCGCGTGTTTATAGTTATCTGAATGGCGCGTTGTGCTCAGTTCCGGCCTTGGCGCCGATGCTTGGCGGGGTCCTGGCCGTGCATGCGGGATGGCGCAGCACCTTTATCTTCATGGTGCTGTTTGCGCTGGCGCTGGCCGGCTTGCTTGCGCGCCGCTTTGAAGAAACCCGCGCCGCGCCAACTAAGCCTAGAGGCGCGCTCTACAGTTTGCGCCGCTACCAGCCCATCGTGGCCAGCGGCCGCTTCCTGTACTTTGCCATGTTTGGCATGGCCGGAATGGCGATGATCCTGGTGTTTGTGTCGGCCGCGCCGGTCGTGCTCGTGCAACAGCTGGGGTACTCCGAACTGGGATTTTCTGCCTGGTTTGGCGGCAACGCGGCGATCAACATCGCGGCCTTCTTCCTGGCGCCCGCTTTTATTTCCCGCTTTGGCCGCCACACCATGGTGCGCGTCGGCATGGCGGCCTTGCTGCTGGCGTCAGCAATGCACGCGGCAGCCTGGTTGTGGGCACCGCTGTCCGCCTGGATCTTCATGTTGCCGGTAGCCGTGTTGACGGTCGGATTCTCGTTGGCGCTGGGCTCCGGCCTGAGTCTGGCGCTGGAACCATTCGCGGAACGAGCGGGCACCGCTGCCGCCGTATACGGCCTGTTCCAGATGAGCGGTTCGGCCATCATTGCGACCTTGCTGCTCGATAGCGGCATGTCGCCGCAGGCCGCGATGGCCCTGGTGGGCGCAGTCATTGTGGCACCGCTGCTTTGCCTGTCGGCGGGCATGGCGCGCCGGCTCGCGGGTTGA
- a CDS encoding SelT/SelW/SelH family protein has translation MNTPAFRPRIVILYCTQCQWLLRAGWMAQELLSTFSTDLGEVVLQPGTGGIFQITYNGELIWDRKSDGGFPEAKVLKQRVRDRLDPGRPLGHIDGHTAVGGPIVPDA, from the coding sequence ATGAACACACCTGCATTTCGTCCGCGCATCGTCATTCTTTACTGCACACAATGCCAATGGCTGTTGCGTGCCGGCTGGATGGCGCAAGAACTGTTGTCCACGTTTTCGACCGACTTGGGCGAAGTGGTTTTGCAACCGGGCACGGGCGGAATATTCCAGATCACCTACAACGGCGAGCTGATTTGGGACCGCAAGAGCGATGGCGGCTTTCCCGAAGCCAAGGTGCTTAAGCAACGAGTGCGAGACCGGCTGGACCCTGGCCGTCCGCTCGGTCACATCGATGGACATACTGCCGTCGGCGGGCCAATTGTGCCCGATGCCTAG
- a CDS encoding tripartite tricarboxylate transporter permease, which produces MDIFNNLMHGFSVAFALDNLMWAVFGVFMGNLIGVLPGMGVLAAISILLPLTYTMTPTAALVMLSGIYYGSQYGGGITSIMLNLPGTASHAVACLDGNPLARNGKAGSALFMLMFSSFCGASVGILAMILFSPMLVDVAFKFGPAEYFSMMMLGLLAGATLAKGSAIKGVAMVVVGLLLGVVGTDVNTGTMRFHFGILELSDGLQIVALAMGLFGVADFLKNINRIGGDTKITTGEISMKSMRPEAGDIKQSRGALVRGTAIGAAFGILPGTGPTIASFISYAVEKKVARDPRRFGRGAIEGIAGPEAATSASTQTSFIPTMSLGIPGDPVMALMLGALIIHGIQPGPQMMIEHADMFWGLIASFWVGNVLLLLLNLPLIGMWVRMLTVPFRYLFPAALFFVCVGVYSTNNNLFDVAMVTVFGAAGYALIRLRFEPAPLLLGFVLGPMVEENFRRALLLSRGELSIFVTRPISLGFILACVALIALLIVSAVRQRNKSREALLQARSAA; this is translated from the coding sequence ATGGATATCTTCAATAACCTGATGCATGGGTTTTCCGTCGCTTTCGCGCTGGATAACCTGATGTGGGCCGTGTTTGGCGTGTTCATGGGCAACCTGATCGGCGTGCTGCCGGGCATGGGCGTGCTGGCAGCCATCTCGATTCTGTTGCCGCTGACCTACACGATGACGCCGACGGCGGCGCTGGTGATGTTGTCCGGCATCTATTACGGCTCGCAGTATGGAGGCGGTATTACGTCGATCATGCTGAACCTGCCTGGCACGGCCTCGCATGCGGTGGCTTGCCTGGACGGCAATCCGCTGGCCCGCAATGGCAAAGCGGGATCGGCGCTTTTCATGCTGATGTTCTCGTCGTTCTGCGGCGCATCAGTAGGCATTCTGGCGATGATTCTGTTTTCGCCGATGCTGGTGGACGTGGCCTTCAAGTTCGGTCCGGCCGAGTACTTTTCCATGATGATGCTGGGCTTGCTGGCCGGCGCCACCTTGGCAAAGGGTTCGGCGATCAAGGGCGTGGCGATGGTCGTCGTGGGTCTGCTGCTTGGAGTGGTCGGCACTGACGTCAACACCGGCACGATGCGCTTTCACTTCGGCATTCTGGAATTGTCCGATGGCTTGCAGATTGTGGCGTTGGCCATGGGCCTGTTCGGCGTGGCGGACTTCCTGAAGAACATCAACCGCATCGGCGGCGACACCAAGATCACGACCGGCGAGATCAGCATGAAGTCCATGCGGCCCGAAGCCGGCGATATCAAACAGTCTCGCGGTGCACTGGTGCGCGGCACGGCAATCGGTGCGGCATTCGGCATCCTGCCGGGTACCGGCCCGACCATCGCGTCGTTCATTTCGTATGCGGTGGAAAAGAAAGTGGCGCGTGATCCGCGCCGCTTTGGCCGTGGCGCCATTGAAGGCATCGCAGGGCCGGAAGCGGCCACCAGCGCGTCGACGCAGACCAGCTTCATCCCGACCATGAGCCTGGGTATTCCTGGCGACCCGGTGATGGCGCTGATGCTGGGCGCGCTTATCATTCACGGGATTCAGCCGGGTCCGCAGATGATGATCGAACACGCCGACATGTTCTGGGGGCTGATCGCCAGCTTCTGGGTCGGCAACGTGCTGTTGCTGCTGTTGAACCTGCCGCTGATCGGCATGTGGGTGCGCATGCTGACCGTGCCTTTCCGCTACCTGTTCCCGGCCGCACTGTTCTTTGTGTGCGTGGGGGTCTACAGCACAAACAACAACCTGTTCGATGTAGCCATGGTGACGGTGTTTGGCGCGGCGGGTTATGCGCTGATACGGCTGCGGTTTGAACCTGCGCCGCTGCTGCTGGGCTTTGTGCTGGGGCCGATGGTGGAAGAAAACTTCCGTCGCGCGCTGCTGCTGTCGCGCGGTGAACTATCCATCTTCGTCACGCGGCCCATCAGCCTGGGATTCATCCTGGCGTGCGTGGCGCTGATCGCCCTGCTGATTGTGTCCGCCGTGCGCCAACGCAATAAGAGCCGGGAAGCCTTGCTACAAGCGCGATCGGCGGCTTGA
- a CDS encoding tripartite tricarboxylate transporter TctB family protein, giving the protein MQSKRSAVRREAWAAGTMIVLGLGAIAQASTYTLGSLARMGPGMFPAILGVLLVLLGLIIAKMAASPITAEEDAEEIPPPEWRGWGCIIGGLLAFILVGKFGGLVPATFVLVFISAMGDRQHTWRTAAALAVGVTILGVAVFSWALQLQFPLFRWG; this is encoded by the coding sequence ATGCAATCGAAACGCAGCGCCGTCCGGCGCGAGGCGTGGGCAGCGGGCACGATGATCGTGCTGGGGTTGGGCGCCATCGCTCAGGCATCCACGTACACCCTAGGTAGTTTGGCGCGCATGGGGCCGGGAATGTTTCCGGCGATTCTCGGCGTGTTGCTCGTGCTGTTGGGCTTGATCATCGCCAAGATGGCGGCGTCCCCCATCACCGCCGAAGAAGATGCCGAAGAAATCCCGCCGCCGGAATGGCGCGGCTGGGGCTGCATCATCGGCGGCCTGCTGGCCTTCATTCTGGTCGGCAAGTTTGGCGGTCTCGTACCCGCCACTTTCGTGCTGGTTTTCATCTCAGCCATGGGCGATCGCCAGCACACCTGGCGTACAGCGGCGGCGCTGGCCGTGGGTGTGACGATACTGGGCGTGGCTGTCTTCTCTTGGGCGCTGCAGCTGCAGTTTCCGCTGTTCCGCTGGGGCTGA
- a CDS encoding MFS transporter codes for MSSSRINTWRIVVIVLVGLNLRPVLASVPPLLDLVLAATRMSDTVAGLLTALPVFVMGLGALSVAPLRRLLGEELGVVVGLALITAATAGRLWAGNTGLMLATGVVAGLGIAVAQALLPIYIKTRFATGSSGVMGLYSTAIMGGAAVASVASPLMAQRASWLEALAVWSLPAAAAMLGWLLVMRLTAAAQEAVPIADANATPSPVPPSALAPVPTPRSRIWLLAVFFGLGTGAYTLVLAWLPPYYTALGWTPVAAGQLLGAVTAAEIVAGLLVSLCIGRLPDRRIALFLAIGALALGLMGWILAPAALAWPAAVLAGLGIGALFPLSLIVAMDHARTSLEAGRLASFVQGIGYLIAALFPFAAGLIRQHLSDLTPAWILMTLICLVLFAMASRFRPQPATR; via the coding sequence GTGTCTTCTTCTCGTATCAATACGTGGCGCATCGTCGTCATCGTTCTAGTGGGCCTGAATCTGCGCCCAGTTCTCGCGTCCGTTCCGCCCTTGCTGGACCTGGTGCTGGCCGCCACTCGAATGTCCGACACGGTGGCTGGACTACTGACCGCCCTGCCCGTTTTTGTGATGGGGCTTGGCGCCTTGAGCGTTGCGCCGTTGCGCCGTCTGCTAGGCGAAGAACTTGGCGTTGTTGTGGGTCTGGCCTTGATTACCGCCGCCACCGCAGGCCGGCTGTGGGCTGGGAATACCGGCCTGATGCTGGCAACCGGCGTTGTTGCCGGCTTGGGTATCGCGGTCGCGCAGGCGTTGCTGCCGATCTACATCAAGACCCGCTTTGCGACAGGAAGCAGCGGCGTCATGGGTCTTTATTCCACCGCGATCATGGGCGGCGCAGCGGTCGCCAGCGTGGCTTCGCCCCTGATGGCGCAACGGGCCTCGTGGCTGGAAGCGCTGGCGGTATGGTCGCTGCCCGCAGCCGCTGCAATGCTCGGCTGGCTGCTCGTAATGCGGCTCACCGCCGCGGCCCAGGAAGCCGTGCCAATTGCCGACGCAAATGCCACCCCAAGTCCCGTCCCGCCCTCGGCATTAGCTCCTGTCCCCACGCCGCGCTCGCGCATATGGCTGTTGGCGGTCTTCTTTGGTTTGGGGACTGGCGCCTACACGCTGGTGTTGGCCTGGCTTCCCCCCTACTACACCGCATTGGGCTGGACGCCCGTGGCGGCAGGCCAGCTATTGGGCGCGGTGACGGCGGCGGAAATCGTGGCCGGCCTGCTGGTGTCACTGTGCATTGGGCGTTTGCCGGATCGCCGCATCGCGCTATTCCTGGCCATTGGCGCGCTAGCGCTTGGCCTCATGGGTTGGATTCTTGCGCCTGCCGCGCTGGCTTGGCCAGCAGCGGTGTTGGCCGGACTGGGAATCGGCGCACTGTTTCCGTTGTCGCTGATCGTGGCAATGGACCATGCTCGCACCTCTCTGGAAGCGGGACGCCTGGCCTCGTTTGTGCAAGGCATCGGCTACCTGATTGCGGCGTTGTTTCCCTTCGCCGCTGGCCTGATTCGCCAACACTTGTCGGATCTGACGCCCGCTTGGATTCTGATGACGCTTATCTGCTTGGTGCTGTTTGCGATGGCGAGCCGTTTTCGTCCGCAGCCCGCAACGCGCTGA
- a CDS encoding MarR family winged helix-turn-helix transcriptional regulator — translation MDRASRAIEQWNRERPELDVSSMRVLGRLGECAMVITRDRINPLFAQFGLQPGEFDVLATLRRSGKPYALTPTALYEDAMISSGSMTNRIDRLEKAGLVKRTPNPDDGRATLVMLTGTGLKLIDEAVVAHLRNQADVLAPLTADEQEQLSGLLGKLLQAYA, via the coding sequence TTGGATAGAGCGAGTCGCGCGATTGAACAATGGAACCGTGAGCGCCCGGAGCTGGACGTCTCAAGCATGCGCGTGTTGGGACGCCTGGGTGAATGCGCCATGGTCATTACGCGCGACCGGATCAACCCGTTATTCGCGCAGTTTGGTTTGCAGCCCGGCGAGTTCGATGTGCTGGCCACACTGCGGCGCAGCGGCAAGCCCTACGCCCTGACGCCAACTGCGCTGTACGAAGACGCCATGATCTCATCGGGCAGCATGACGAACCGGATTGATCGCCTGGAGAAGGCCGGATTGGTAAAGCGGACGCCTAACCCGGACGACGGCCGCGCCACGCTGGTCATGCTGACCGGCACGGGCTTGAAACTGATCGATGAGGCCGTGGTGGCGCATCTGCGCAATCAGGCGGACGTTCTGGCGCCGCTGACCGCCGACGAGCAAGAACAATTAAGCGGCCTGCTTGGCAAGCTATTGCAAGCGTACGCCTAG
- a CDS encoding nuclear transport factor 2 family protein: MTASPEVRPPVPPFTHKSAVQKVRLAEDGWNSRDPDKVALAYSVDTQWRNRAEFVHNREEARAFLARKWAKELDYRLIKELWAFTDNRIAVRYAYEWHDDSGNWFRSYGNENWEFGEDGLMIHRYACINDMPIKETDRKFRWPLGRRPDDHPGLSDLGL; this comes from the coding sequence ATGACAGCAAGCCCTGAAGTCCGCCCGCCTGTTCCGCCGTTTACGCACAAAAGCGCCGTGCAGAAGGTCCGCTTGGCCGAGGACGGCTGGAACAGCCGCGACCCGGACAAGGTGGCGCTGGCCTACAGCGTGGACACGCAATGGCGCAACCGGGCCGAATTTGTGCACAACCGCGAAGAGGCACGCGCTTTTCTGGCGCGCAAGTGGGCCAAGGAATTGGACTACCGGCTGATCAAGGAATTGTGGGCGTTCACCGACAACCGTATTGCTGTGCGCTACGCCTATGAATGGCATGACGATTCGGGCAATTGGTTCCGGTCTTATGGCAACGAAAATTGGGAATTCGGTGAAGACGGCCTGATGATCCACCGCTACGCCTGCATCAATGACATGCCGATCAAAGAGACTGATCGCAAGTTCCGTTGGCCTTTGGGACGCCGCCCGGACGATCACCCGGGCCTGTCGGATCTCGGACTGTAG
- a CDS encoding TetR/AcrR family transcriptional regulator, with product MTSTASELSSSTQEKLLRATEHLIYQGGISATGMDLIVKTSGVARKSLYKHYPTKEALVAAALQARDERWMQWFIAATTQARTPRARLLSIFDALRVWFASEGFRGCAFINAAGEIGDPENPIRAVARQHKERLLAHVLTLTQAAALPDPEETARQLLVLIDGAIAVALVTGDLTITDSAERAASALLGKS from the coding sequence ATGACTTCAACCGCTAGCGAGCTTTCAAGCAGCACGCAGGAAAAATTGCTGCGCGCAACCGAACACCTGATCTATCAAGGCGGCATTAGCGCGACCGGCATGGACTTGATCGTCAAGACCTCCGGCGTGGCGCGCAAGAGCTTGTACAAGCACTATCCCACCAAAGAAGCCCTGGTCGCGGCCGCCTTGCAAGCTCGCGATGAACGATGGATGCAGTGGTTCATCGCCGCCACCACGCAAGCGCGCACGCCGCGAGCCCGGCTGCTGTCGATCTTTGACGCCTTGCGAGTATGGTTTGCGTCCGAAGGTTTTAGAGGCTGCGCATTCATCAATGCCGCGGGCGAAATCGGCGACCCTGAAAATCCGATCCGCGCCGTGGCCCGGCAGCACAAGGAACGGCTGCTGGCGCACGTGTTGACCTTGACGCAAGCGGCTGCCCTGCCCGATCCGGAAGAAACGGCGCGTCAATTGCTGGTGCTGATTGACGGCGCGATCGCGGTTGCCCTGGTCACGGGCGACCTGACCATCACCGACAGCGCCGAGCGCGCTGCTTCGGCGCTGCTAGGCAAGTCTTGA